Proteins from a single region of Theobroma cacao cultivar B97-61/B2 chromosome 10, Criollo_cocoa_genome_V2, whole genome shotgun sequence:
- the LOC18585728 gene encoding transcription factor bHLH91 — translation MKVYEDSGCFDPNSMTDCQALMGGLAGGISTNSQNSLEDNLNLSSYNNHQHEDASAAAAAVEMEIQQHYMLDNNTTNNNNTTLLIPQLTQELSYDQSNWVADQQSFNMVPSSSSPEAAYPATPDLLNLFHLPRCSFLPNSSISFESAPASSVVYDPLFHLNLPPQPPVFRELLQSLPHGYTLPADDREASGGGGLYHDGDNGILEFNRGISMAGHGKGRNRAGKTTKHFATERERRVHLNDKYKALRNMVPNPSKTDRASIVGDAINYIKELVRTVNELKLLVEKKRCGQGRSKRLKTEDAGSAADAGDVECKPLGDPDQCYNSSLRSSWLQRKSKDTEVDVRIIDDEVTIKLVQRKKINCLLFVSRLLDELQLDLHHVAGGHVGDYYSFLFNTKIYEGSSVYASAIANKLIEGVDRQYAAAPPTSSTCL, via the exons atgaaaGTGTACGAGGACAGTGGTTGCTTTGATCCCAACTCCATGACGGATTGCCAGGCACTCATGGGGGGACTGGCCGGGGGCATCTCCACCAACAGCCAAAACAGTTTGGAAGACAATCTCAATCTCTCTTCTTACAATAATCACCAGCATGAAGATGCCTCCGCCGCCGCTGCTGCCGTGGAAATGGAAATCCAACAACACTACATGCTTGATAACAACACCACCAACAATAACAACACTACCCTGTTGATTCCACAACTAACTCAGGAGCTTTCCTATGATCAGTCCAATTGGGTTGCTGACCAACAAAGTTTCAATATGGTGCCATCTTCTTCATCCCCAGAAGCTGCTTACCCTGCAACGCCTGACCTTCTCAACCTTTTCCATTTACCCAGATGCTCTTTTCTTCCCAATTCCTCCATTTCCTTTGAAAGCGCACCTGCCTCCTCTGTTGTATATGACCCACTTTTCCATCTCAACCTGCCTCCTCAGCCTCCTGTTTTCAGGGAGTTGCTGCAATCTCTGCCCCATGGCTACACCTTGCCGGCTGATGACAGAGAGGCCAGTGGGGGCGGGGGACTTTATCATGATGGGGACAATGGGATTCTTGAGTTCAATAGGGGCATCTCTATGGCTGGCCATGGCAAAGGCAGAAATAGAGCTGGCAAAACCACCAAACACTTTGCTACCGAGAGGGAAAGGAGAGTTCATCTTAATGACAAGTACAAGGCTTTGAGGAATATGGTCCCTAACCCATCCAAG ACCGATAGAGCATCTATAGTGGGGGATGCCATAAACTACATCAAAGAGCTTGTTAGAACAGTTAATGAGCTTAAGTTACTGGTGGAGAAAAAGAGATGTGGCCAAGGAAGGAGCAAGAGGCTTAAGACTGAAGATGCTGGTAGTGCTGCTGATGCCGGGGATGTTGAGTGCAAGCCTCTAGGGGATCCAGACCAATGCTATAATTCTTCCTTGAGGAGCTCTTGGCTTCAGAGGAAGTCTAAGGATACTGAGGTTGATGTACGCATTATTGATGATGAAGTTACCATCAAACTTGTTCAAAGAAAGAAGATCAACTGCTTGCTGTTTGTGTCCAGACTCCTCGACGAGCTTCAGTTGGATCTCCACCATGTTGCTGGTGGCCACGTTGGTGACTATTACAGCTTTCTCTTCAACACCAAG ATATACGAAGGCTCTTCTGTTTATGCTAGTGCCATAGCAAACAAGCTCATCGAGGGCGTGGATAGACAGTATGCAGCTGCTCCACCAACCAGTAGCACTTGTCTCTAG
- the LOC18585730 gene encoding protein IQ-DOMAIN 14 isoform X1: MAKKKSWFNLVKRFFLFETLSTTEKKEKRRKWMFGRFRTKRLASLAAASPPRDKTKIETDEDQEKHALTVAIATAAAAEAAVAAAQVAAEVVRLTGTPQSNHKCEGEAEEYIVNFQPGSSPSADQHERKKIQELAAIKIQATFRGYLARKALRALKGIVMLQAIIRGWAVRRQAMNTLKCLQSIVSIQSQVCARRFEMAEGIWQSDEDKQLLTLKDKIIKVDTNSHKRWDDSILTKEEADAMVLSKKEAAIKRERIKEYSYVHRKSTESEQNKGNGGLKYWLDQWVDTQVSKSKELEDLDSVWNSNPKPAEENRAKQLRLKTFPRQYHMEGLDSPLPVPRRSFHRKQCSLGEDNSFYTSPVVPTYMAATQSAKAKVRSMSSPKLRPGSFDTQSESYSPYKNKLSLISSITRDVPNSCRISSRPSAYQQRSPSLKGVPGPVKSKRTLKDLSFNSECSLPNWVRESTFR, from the exons ATGGCTAAGAAGAAGAGCTGGTTCAATCTAGTGAAGAGGTTCTTTCTCTTTGAGACACTTTCAACAACAGAAAAG AAggagaaaagaaggaaatggaTGTTTGGAAGGTTTAGGACCAAAAGGTTGGCATCCCTTGCAGCTGCATCACCACCAAGAGACAAGACTAAAATTGAAACAGATGAAGATCAGGAGAAGCATGCTTTAACTGTGGCTATTGCCACAGCTGCTGCTGCTGAAGCAGCTGTTGCAGCTGCTCAGGTAGCAGCCGAGGTCGTTCGGCTCACTGGTACCCCTCAGTCTAACCATAAATGTGAAGGAGAAGCAGAAGAATACATAGTGAATTTTCAACCCGGTTCCTCTCCATCTGCTGATCAGCATGAGAGGAAGAAGATCCAAGAACTTGCTGCCATTAAAATCCAGGCTACCTTCCGGGGCTACCTT GCAAGGAAAGCTTTGCGGGCATTGAAGGGGATAGTGATGCTTCAAGCAATCATCCGAGGCTGGGCTGTGAGACGACAAGCAATGAATACTCTAAAATGCTTACAATCCATTGTAAGTATTCAGTCTCAGGTCTGTGCAAGGAGATTCGAAATGGCAGAAGGCATTTGGCAGTCTGATGAAGACAAACAGTTGCTAACATTGAAAGACAAGATTATTAAG GTGGACACAAACAGTCACAAAAGATGGGATGATAGCATTTTGACAAAGGAAGAGGCAGATGCAATGGTGTTAAGCAAGAAAGAAGCTGCCATCAAAAGGGAGCGGATAAAGGAATACTCATATGTTCATCGG AAGTCAACAGAATCAGAGCAGAACAAGGGTAATGGAGGATTAAAGTACTGGTTAGACCAATGGGTGGATACTCAAGTGAGTAAAAGTAAAGAACTTGAAGATTTGGACTCAGTTTGGAATTCAAATCCCAAGCCTGCGGAGGAAAACAGAGCTAAACAACTAAGACTGAAGACCTTTCCGCGACAGTATCATATGGAAGGATTGGATTCTCCCCTACCGGTTCCACGAAGATCATTTCATAGAAAGCAGTGTTCTTTGGGAGAAGACAACTCTTTTTATACCTCTCCTGTAGTTCCAACTTACATGGCTGCTACACAATCTGCTAAGGCAAAGGTAAGATCAATGAGTTCGCCAAAGCTAAGGCCTGGAAGTTTTGATACTCAGTCTGAAAGCTACTCACCATATAAGAACAAGCTCTCTCTCATATCTTCTATTACAAGGGATGTGCCCAACAGTTGTAGGATCAGTAGCAGGCCTAGCGCTTATCAGCAGAGATCCCCTAGCCTGAAGGGTGTTCCAGGTCCTGTAAAATCAAAAAGAACCTTAAAGGATCTTAGCTTTAACTCTGAATGTTCGTTGCCTAATTGGGTGCGAGAAAGCACCTTCAGATGA
- the LOC18585730 gene encoding protein IQ-DOMAIN 14 isoform X2, with the protein MAKKKSWFNLVKRFFLFETLSTTEKEKRRKWMFGRFRTKRLASLAAASPPRDKTKIETDEDQEKHALTVAIATAAAAEAAVAAAQVAAEVVRLTGTPQSNHKCEGEAEEYIVNFQPGSSPSADQHERKKIQELAAIKIQATFRGYLARKALRALKGIVMLQAIIRGWAVRRQAMNTLKCLQSIVSIQSQVCARRFEMAEGIWQSDEDKQLLTLKDKIIKVDTNSHKRWDDSILTKEEADAMVLSKKEAAIKRERIKEYSYVHRKSTESEQNKGNGGLKYWLDQWVDTQVSKSKELEDLDSVWNSNPKPAEENRAKQLRLKTFPRQYHMEGLDSPLPVPRRSFHRKQCSLGEDNSFYTSPVVPTYMAATQSAKAKVRSMSSPKLRPGSFDTQSESYSPYKNKLSLISSITRDVPNSCRISSRPSAYQQRSPSLKGVPGPVKSKRTLKDLSFNSECSLPNWVRESTFR; encoded by the exons ATGGCTAAGAAGAAGAGCTGGTTCAATCTAGTGAAGAGGTTCTTTCTCTTTGAGACACTTTCAACAACAGAAAAG gagaaaagaaggaaatggaTGTTTGGAAGGTTTAGGACCAAAAGGTTGGCATCCCTTGCAGCTGCATCACCACCAAGAGACAAGACTAAAATTGAAACAGATGAAGATCAGGAGAAGCATGCTTTAACTGTGGCTATTGCCACAGCTGCTGCTGCTGAAGCAGCTGTTGCAGCTGCTCAGGTAGCAGCCGAGGTCGTTCGGCTCACTGGTACCCCTCAGTCTAACCATAAATGTGAAGGAGAAGCAGAAGAATACATAGTGAATTTTCAACCCGGTTCCTCTCCATCTGCTGATCAGCATGAGAGGAAGAAGATCCAAGAACTTGCTGCCATTAAAATCCAGGCTACCTTCCGGGGCTACCTT GCAAGGAAAGCTTTGCGGGCATTGAAGGGGATAGTGATGCTTCAAGCAATCATCCGAGGCTGGGCTGTGAGACGACAAGCAATGAATACTCTAAAATGCTTACAATCCATTGTAAGTATTCAGTCTCAGGTCTGTGCAAGGAGATTCGAAATGGCAGAAGGCATTTGGCAGTCTGATGAAGACAAACAGTTGCTAACATTGAAAGACAAGATTATTAAG GTGGACACAAACAGTCACAAAAGATGGGATGATAGCATTTTGACAAAGGAAGAGGCAGATGCAATGGTGTTAAGCAAGAAAGAAGCTGCCATCAAAAGGGAGCGGATAAAGGAATACTCATATGTTCATCGG AAGTCAACAGAATCAGAGCAGAACAAGGGTAATGGAGGATTAAAGTACTGGTTAGACCAATGGGTGGATACTCAAGTGAGTAAAAGTAAAGAACTTGAAGATTTGGACTCAGTTTGGAATTCAAATCCCAAGCCTGCGGAGGAAAACAGAGCTAAACAACTAAGACTGAAGACCTTTCCGCGACAGTATCATATGGAAGGATTGGATTCTCCCCTACCGGTTCCACGAAGATCATTTCATAGAAAGCAGTGTTCTTTGGGAGAAGACAACTCTTTTTATACCTCTCCTGTAGTTCCAACTTACATGGCTGCTACACAATCTGCTAAGGCAAAGGTAAGATCAATGAGTTCGCCAAAGCTAAGGCCTGGAAGTTTTGATACTCAGTCTGAAAGCTACTCACCATATAAGAACAAGCTCTCTCTCATATCTTCTATTACAAGGGATGTGCCCAACAGTTGTAGGATCAGTAGCAGGCCTAGCGCTTATCAGCAGAGATCCCCTAGCCTGAAGGGTGTTCCAGGTCCTGTAAAATCAAAAAGAACCTTAAAGGATCTTAGCTTTAACTCTGAATGTTCGTTGCCTAATTGGGTGCGAGAAAGCACCTTCAGATGA
- the LOC18585729 gene encoding cytokinin dehydrogenase 6 produces MSYTLVSFPRKTNMLFLRSFMILFLSCITIKINLCFPSIPSSLKTLSIDGHFKFEEVDHAAKDFGNRYRFLPLAVLHPKSVSGIATTVKHIWQMGPRSELTVAARGHGHSLQGQAQAHRGVVINMESLQGPKMQVHAGKFPYVDVSGGELWINILRESLRHGLAPKSWTDYLHLTVGGTLSNAGISGQAFRHGPQISNVHQLEVVTGKGEVVNCSEKQNSDLFYSVLGGLGQFGIITRARISLEPAPEMVKWIRVLYTDFATFARDQEKLISGESTFDYIEGFVIINRTGLLNNWRSSFNPQDPVQASQFKSDGRTLFCLELAKYFNPEEMAVVNQEIKNSLSQLNHIPSTLFMSEVPYIEFLDRVHISEIKLRSKGLWEVPHPWLNLLVPRSKVHSFAQEVFGNILTDTSNGPILIYPVNKSKWDNRTSAVIPEEDVFYLVAFLSSAVPSSTGTDGLDHILIQNKRILEFCEIARLGVKQYLPHYSTQGEWQAHYGPQWELFVQRKSTYDPLALLAPGQRIFQKPIAYS; encoded by the exons ATGAGCTACACACTAGTTAGCTTTCCCAGAAAAACGAACATGCTTTTCTTAAGAAGCTTCATGATCTTATTCCTCAGCTGCATAACCATTAAAATCAACCTCTGCTTTCCCAGCATTCCTTCTTCACTAAAAACACTTTCCATTGATGGacatttcaaatttgaagaagTTGACCATGCAGCAAAAGATTTTGGCAATAGATACAGGTTCCTTCCGTTGGCAGTGCTACACCCCAAGTCTGTTTCTGGTATTGCCACCACGGTGAAGCATATTTGGCAGATGGGTCCTCGTTCAGAACTCACAGTTGCAGCTAGAGGCCATGGCCACTCACTTCAGGGCCAGGCACAAGCCCACCGAGGAGTTGTGATCAACATGGAATCACTCCAAGGCCCTAAAATGCAGGTTCACGCTGGGAAATTCCCCTATGTGGATGTTTCTGGTGGTGAGTTATGGATAAATATCCTGCGTGAAAGCCTAAGGCATGGGCTAGCACCAAAATCTTGGACAGACTACCTACATTTAACGGTTGGCGGTACTCTGTCCAATGCTGGGATCAGTGGACAAGCATTTCGTCATGGACCGCAGATCAGCAATGTTCACCAACTGGAAGTTGTTACAG GGAAAGGAGAGGTGGTGAATTGCTCAGAGAAGCAGAACAGCGACCTCTTTTACAGTGTTCTTGGAGGACTCGGTCAGTTTGGCATCATAACACGGGCAAGAATATCCCTGGAACCAGCACCTGAAATG GTGAAATGGATTAGAGTGCTGTACACCGATTTTGCCACATTTGCCAGGGACCAAGAGAAGCTAATTTCTGGGGAGAGCACGTTTGACTATATTGAAGGATTTGTGATAATAAACAGGACTGGTCTCTTGAATAACTGGAGATCATCCTTCAATCCACAAGACCCAGTACAAGCCAGCCAATTCAAGTCGGATGGAAGAACACTCTTCTGTCTAGAATTAGCAAAGTACTTCAACCCAGAAGAAATGGCTGTAGTGAATCAG GAAATTAAGAATTCACTATCTCAGTTGAACCATATTCCATCAACACTTTTCATGTCGGAAGTTCCATACATCGAGTTTTTAGACAGGGTTCACATTTCCGAGATCAAACTCAGGTCAAAAGGCTTGTGGGAAGTTCCACATCCATGGCTCAATCTTCTTGTACCCAGAAGTAAAGTCCACAGCTTTGCTCAAGAAGTCTTTGGCAATATCCTGACGGATACAAGCAATGGCCCCATCCTCATCTACCCCGTTAACAaatcaaa GTGGGACAATAGAACCTCTGCTGTTATACCAGAAGAAGATGTCTTCTATTTAGTGGCATTCCTTTCTTCCGCAGTACCTTCCTCGACAGGAACTGATGGCTTAGACCACATCTTAATTCAGAACAAAAGAATATTAGAATTTTGTGAGATAGCTCGTCTTGGGGTCAAGCAATACCTTCCCCACTATTCTACACAGGGAGAATGGCAAGCCCATTATGGCCCACAGTGGGAACTTTTCGTCCAGAGAAAATCCACTTACGACCCTTTGGCATTGCTTGCTCCTGGCCAAAGAATATTTCAAAAGCCAATAGCTTACTCGTGA